A region of Rhodamnia argentea isolate NSW1041297 chromosome 9, ASM2092103v1, whole genome shotgun sequence DNA encodes the following proteins:
- the LOC115742953 gene encoding protein NDR1-like yields MAWPFSDLTEEICTSDARSFYVWLLQIFSLLAIIAFCIWLSLRPSNPSFAVVDLSVPNSNNIQNGSTLLTYELEIQNQNKDSGVYYDDILMTFFFEQDAVADDVISSFYQGKDKTLRVRRDVRAKDMRVWSGVARAMANATAKLKVSLATRVRYKTWGKKSKHHGMSLEGVVPVGPDGKISGKKKKKKIKLHHVSGKRKAFKKHKFKV; encoded by the coding sequence ATGGCATGGCCTTTCTCTGATTTAACCGAAGAAATCTGCACTTCTGACGCAAGGAGCTTCTATGTGTGGCTGCTtcaaatcttctctctcttggccATCATCGCATTTTGCATATGGCTAAGTCTACGTCCCAGTAACCCTTCCTTCGCGGTGGTGGACCTCTCCGTTCCGAACTCGAACAACATCCAGAACGGCTCGACTCTGTTGACCTACGAGCTCGAGATTCAGAATCAGAACAAGGACTCCGGAGTCTACTACGACGACATCCTCATGACCTTCTTTTTCGAGCAAGATGCGGTTGCCGACGATGTGATATCCTCGTTCTACCAAGGGAAGGACAAGACTCTTCGCGTGAGACGTGACGTGAGGGCGAAGGATATGCGGGTCTGGAGTGGCGTTGCTCGTGCCATGGCGAATGCAACGGCCAAGTTGAAGGTGAGTCTAGCAACTCGGGTTCGATATAAAACGTGGGGTAAGAAGAGCAAACATCATGGGATGAGCTTAGAAGGTGTTGTGCCTGTTGGTCCTGATGGGAAAATTTcaggcaagaagaagaagaagaagattaagCTACATCATGTTTCCGGCAAGAGGAAAGCGTTCAAGAAGcataaatttaaagtttga
- the LOC115742954 gene encoding NDR1/HIN1-like protein 26: protein MSSPHRVPIYSANPPEKLVKRHHTTRYYVHRVQESLTTRISKLVCSIFLSLLLILGIITFILWLSLRPHRPRVHIHNFSVPGLSQENGFENAQISFNVTLRNANEHIGMYYDAMDGSVFYRDQKIGSKLLLASLYQQPKTTTIITDVLSGATLTVTSQRWMEFLNDRAAGSVTFRLDLASTIRFKVSTWTSKRHRMHASCPVSVGADGSILPLSKDKRCPVYFT, encoded by the coding sequence atgtCGAGCCCTCACCGGGTACCGATTTACTCTGCCAACCCGCCGGAGAAGCTGGTGAAGCGCCACCACACCACGCGGTACTACGTGCACCGTGTCCAGGAGAGCCTCACCACCCGGATCTCCAAGCTCGTGTGCTCCATTTTCCTGAGCCTCCTCCTCATCTTGGGCATCATCACGTTCATCCTGTGGCTGAGCCTCCGCCCGCACAGGCCCCGGGTCCACATCCACAACTTCTCGGTCCCGGGCCTGAGCCAGGAGAATGGGTTCGAGAACGCACAGATATCGTTCAACGTCACACTCCGGAACGCGAACGAGCACATCGGGATGTACTACGACGCCATGGACGGGTCGGTTTTTTACCGGGATCAAAAGATCGGGTCAAAGTTATTGTTGGCTTCGTTGTATCAGCAGCCCAAGACCACGACGATCATTACCGACGTGTTGAGCGGGGCCACGTTGACCGTAACCAGTCAGCGCTGGATGGAGTTCTTGAACGATCGTGCGGCGGGGAGCGTGACGTTCCGGCTGGACCTGGCGTCGACCATCCGATTCAAGGTGTCGACGTGGACGAGCAAGCGCCATCGGATGCACGCCAGCTGTCCGGTCTCTGTGGGTGCGGATGGGTCCATCTTGCCTCTTTCCAAGGATAAGAGATGTCCAGTTTATTTTACTTGA
- the LOC115742880 gene encoding peroxidase 57-like: MVVSALWAVAMAAFVSMVVAMAAAELQVHFYKDSCPQAELVVKGIMQQRFSSDPSLPAGLLRLHFHDCFVHGCDGSVLIDSSGNNVAEKDAPPNLTLRGFEVIDEIKAELEKQCKGIVSCADILALATRDGVALTGGSAYALPTGRRDGTVSNISDVHIPGPSFSVAEAASAFQTINLSLEDLVTLLGAHAMGFCHCGFFVDRLYNFGGSGQADPDIDPQFLGVLRQKCPRPNNNVPFNLSTDPKIFMTPSSGTPFKLDASFYRGVLQEQATLQLDQGLAFTDLTRRIAADYIGRPNVFRRKFAKAMIKLGNVDVLTGQQGEIRANCRRFNQPNHDLNHFS; this comes from the exons ATGGTGGTCTCCGCTCTTTGGGCCGTGGCAATGGCAGCCTTCGTGAGCATGGTGGtggcgatggcggcggcggagCTGCAGGTGCATTTCTATAAGGACTCGTGTCCTCAAGCCGAGCTGGTGGTGAAGGGAATAATGCAGCAGCGGTTTAGCTCCGACCCATCTCTCCCCGCGGGTTTGCTCCGGCTGCATTTTCATGACTGCTTTGTCCAT GGTTGCGATGGCTCGGTCCTCATAGACAGCAGCGGCAACAACGTGGCCGAAAAAGACGCGCCTCCTAATTTGACCCTGAGAGGGTTCGAGGTCATCGACGAGATAAAAGCCGAGCTAGAGAAGCAATGCAAGGGGATCGTTTCTTGCGCAGATATATTGGCCCTAGCCACCCGAGACGGTGTCGCCCTAACCGGAGGGTCGGCCTACGCTCTTCCCACCGGGCGACGGGACGGGACGGTTTCGAACATCAGCGACGTCCATATTCCCGGTCCGTCCTTCTCCGTCGCAGAGGCCGCTAGTGCGTTCCAAACTATCAACCTCTCCCTAGAAGATCTTGTTACTTTATTAG GGGCACATGCGATGGGATTTTGCCACTGCGGTTTCTTTGTGGACCGGCTCTACAACTTCGGAGGCTCGGGTCAAGCCGATCCGGATATCGACCCGCAATTCCTTGGTGTCCTGAGGCAAAAATGTCCGAGGCCCAACAACAATGTCCCGTTCAACCTCAGCACCGACCCCAAAATATTCATGACGCCGTCTTCCGGCACCCCTTTCAAGCTCGACGCTTCGTTCTATAGAGGGGTTCTCCAGGAGCAGGCAACACTACAGCTGGATCAAGGGCTCGCGTTCACTGACCTCACGCGCCGGATCGCGGCGGATTACATTGGCCGGCCCAACGTTTTCCGGCGGAAGTTCGCCAAGGCAATGATCAAGCTGGGGAATGTGGACGTTTTGACTGGACAGCAGGGAGAGATTAGAGCAAACTGTAGGAGATTTAATCAACCAAACCATGAcctcaatcatttttcataa